One window of the Mytilus galloprovincialis chromosome 14, xbMytGall1.hap1.1, whole genome shotgun sequence genome contains the following:
- the LOC143059413 gene encoding uncharacterized protein LOC143059413, protein MLNNKDISLAKHQLTDIYNGSTIDKKIKRLNDKMIDVNTTVLGLTTKGLLTDSEIKGLNDKMSRLGISQNVTDKLINTTVQTLTKKDLLMEKNIANLDRRINSLSTSQGSISNKLNAIVNEHSQRDISSMSTVA, encoded by the exons ATGTTGAATAACAAGGATATAAGTCTTGCCAAACATCAACTTACCGACATATATAACG GATCAACAatagataaaaagataaaacGTTTGAATGATAAAATGATAGATGTCAACACAACCGTTCTTGGTTTAACTACAAAGG GTTTATTAACGGATTCGGAGATAAAAGGTTTGAATGATAAGATGAGTAGGCTTGGTATTTCCCAGAATGTGACAGATAAGCTCATCAACACAACTGttcaaactttaacaaaaaagG atttattgaTGGAAAAGAACATAGCAAATCTAGACAGGAGAATAAACTCTCTATCCACATCTCAGGGATCAATTTCAAACAAACTCAATGCGATAGTGAATGAGCATTCACAGAGAG ATATCTCATCAATGTCAACGGTAGCATAA